In the genome of Candidatus Reidiella endopervernicosa, one region contains:
- a CDS encoding Dabb family protein, with protein MIRHIVMWGLKGDGTEGSPEQSAREMKRQLEQLPGRIPEILELKVGIADPDSESNVDIVLETSFDDWAALERYQEHPAHQEVAEYVKKVRVSRHVIDYVS; from the coding sequence ATGATTAGACATATCGTGATGTGGGGCTTGAAGGGCGATGGTACCGAAGGGAGCCCGGAGCAGAGCGCGCGCGAGATGAAGCGCCAACTTGAGCAGCTGCCGGGGCGTATTCCTGAGATTCTGGAGTTGAAGGTTGGCATCGCCGACCCCGACTCTGAGAGCAATGTCGATATCGTGCTCGAGACCAGCTTCGATGACTGGGCCGCACTGGAGCGCTATCAGGAGCACCCGGCACACCAGGAGGTCGCAGAGTATGTGAAAAAGGTGCGCGTCTCACGCCATGTGATCGACTACGTCAGCTAA
- a CDS encoding class I SAM-dependent methyltransferase: protein MNDKQAHWDRAYTRKGIDELSWYQRSPALSLQLIDACGVSADEAIIDVGGGASRLVDHLIERGYRNLSVLDISPEALRHARQRLGSRADQVEWLEADITAFEAPQHYRLWHDRAVFHFLTDPDDQARYRSVLERSLLAGGHLIVATFGLDGPERCSGLPIARYDVATLSEAIGDKFELLESLDEQHVRPAGGTQHFLYCRFQRL, encoded by the coding sequence ATGAATGATAAACAGGCTCATTGGGATAGGGCCTATACCCGCAAGGGGATTGATGAGCTGAGCTGGTATCAGCGCTCGCCAGCCCTGTCACTCCAGTTGATCGATGCTTGCGGAGTCTCGGCCGATGAGGCGATTATCGATGTGGGTGGCGGTGCATCGCGACTGGTCGATCACCTGATCGAGCGTGGTTATCGCAACCTCTCGGTGCTTGATATCTCACCTGAGGCGCTTCGTCATGCCCGCCAGCGACTCGGCAGTCGTGCCGATCAGGTTGAGTGGCTAGAGGCCGATATCACCGCCTTTGAGGCACCGCAACACTACCGACTCTGGCACGACCGTGCCGTGTTCCATTTTCTTACAGATCCTGATGATCAGGCACGTTATCGCTCTGTGCTTGAACGATCACTACTGGCGGGCGGTCATCTGATCGTCGCCACCTTCGGTCTTGATGGTCCGGAGCGGTGTAGTGGTCTGCCAATTGCTCGCTACGATGTAGCTACACTCAGCGAGGCGATTGGTGATAAATTCGAGTTGCTGGAGAGTCTGGATGAGCAGCATGTGCGCCCCGCTGGAGGGACACAACACTTTCTCTACTGCAGATTCCAGCGCTTGTAA
- a CDS encoding SirB2 family protein encodes MSWLKLLHVTAVSLSITGFVLRGVWMIAAPERLQHYWVRKLPHVIDSVLLGSAIALAYQLQQYPLVHGWLTAKVLGLLLYIALGMVALHYGRTRSIRTVAWLAAIADRHG; translated from the coding sequence GTGAGTTGGCTGAAGCTGTTGCACGTCACTGCCGTCTCGCTCTCCATAACCGGCTTTGTGCTGCGAGGCGTCTGGATGATCGCAGCACCCGAGCGGTTGCAGCACTACTGGGTGCGTAAGCTGCCCCATGTGATCGACTCGGTATTGCTGGGCAGTGCTATCGCGCTTGCTTACCAGCTACAGCAGTATCCCCTTGTGCATGGCTGGCTCACCGCCAAGGTGCTTGGGCTGCTGCTCTATATCGCACTCGGCATGGTGGCGCTGCATTACGGTCGTACTCGATCCATTCGAACGGTTGCCTGGCTGGCGGCGATCGCTGACCGCCATGGATAG
- a CDS encoding nuclear transport factor 2 family protein, translated as MSDTAWLEPMFKAIDKMDAAAFAAFLAEDVRFTFGSGEPVVGRQESEAAVAGFFSSIAGLQHEITDRWCIDNDAMVRGRVTYTRHDGSKLAVPFANVFKIKGDLIDDYQIYIDISTLYAS; from the coding sequence ATGAGTGATACGGCGTGGTTGGAGCCGATGTTTAAGGCGATCGATAAGATGGATGCTGCCGCATTTGCGGCCTTCCTGGCGGAGGATGTCCGCTTCACCTTTGGTAGTGGTGAGCCGGTAGTGGGGCGGCAGGAGAGTGAAGCGGCAGTGGCGGGCTTTTTTTCCTCGATTGCCGGTTTACAGCATGAGATTACCGATCGCTGGTGTATTGATAACGATGCGATGGTGCGAGGGCGTGTGACATACACGCGCCACGACGGCTCAAAGCTCGCGGTCCCCTTTGCCAACGTCTTTAAGATAAAGGGTGACCTGATTGATGATTACCAGATCTATATCGATATCTCTACGCTCTACGCGAGCTGA
- a CDS encoding heavy metal translocating P-type ATPase gives MSEEKSFRLSIGGMSCAGCVASVEKALQAVPGVDEALVSFAEHTAQVRGEADVETVIAAVVAAGYEAAELKSLDDEQAERDATEQSQYRRLISQAGVAALVGFPLMVAGMSGLLPSLANGRLFWLLVGVVTLAAMLYSGRHFFTGAWKQLLHHNANMDTLIAMGTGSAWLYSMAITLFPSGVPSLAQHAYFEAAVIIIALINFGSALEVRARGKTSEAIKRLVGLQPKTARVVRDGQEIDLPIIEVGLDETIRVRPGERLPVDGTIIDGSSNIDESMITGEPLPVAKGVGDEVVGGTINTTGSFLYQAKRIGKETVLARIIEMVRTAQASKPSIARLVDKVAALFVPAVMIVAVLTFLIWFNFGPEPIVGYAIVTTMTVLIIACPCALGLATPISIMVGVGKAAEFGALIRNGDALQQAGRLTTVILDKTGTLTEGRPSVTEVVTIRNVKEEDLLAIAASVEAASEHPLAAAVVDAAEARGMERSELGSFEAVSGRGVVAELGGQQVLLGNRAWMEQNSVNLSDLVQRAEVMADSGKTPIYIALNGIGAGLIAVSDPIKCDSKAVVARLRQAGMKVVMITGDQQRTAEAVAREVDIEQVIAGVLPEQKHEHVSMLQAEGEVVGMVGDGINDAPALAQADVGFAMGSGTDVAIQSGDITLMRGSLHVVADTIELSRATVSNIKQNLFGAFLYNSLGIPVAAGLLFPFTGLLLNPMIAGGAMALSSLTVVSNANRLRLFKAREVRS, from the coding sequence GTGAGTGAAGAGAAGAGTTTCAGGCTTTCAATCGGCGGCATGAGTTGTGCGGGGTGTGTCGCCTCGGTGGAGAAGGCGTTGCAGGCGGTGCCGGGCGTCGATGAGGCGCTGGTCAGCTTTGCCGAGCATACCGCGCAGGTGCGCGGTGAGGCAGACGTTGAGACTGTAATTGCCGCCGTGGTGGCTGCGGGTTACGAGGCGGCGGAGCTGAAGAGCCTTGATGATGAGCAGGCCGAGCGCGACGCTACCGAGCAGTCGCAATACCGTCGTCTGATTTCACAGGCTGGAGTGGCGGCACTGGTCGGTTTCCCACTGATGGTTGCTGGCATGAGTGGTCTGCTGCCATCGCTCGCAAACGGTCGTCTTTTTTGGTTATTGGTCGGTGTGGTGACGTTGGCCGCGATGCTCTACTCGGGGCGTCACTTTTTCACTGGCGCCTGGAAACAGCTGCTCCACCACAACGCCAATATGGATACGCTGATCGCGATGGGTACCGGCTCCGCCTGGCTCTACTCGATGGCGATTACCCTTTTCCCCAGCGGTGTTCCCAGTCTTGCCCAGCACGCCTACTTCGAGGCGGCGGTGATTATCATCGCCCTGATCAATTTTGGCTCAGCGCTGGAGGTACGAGCGCGTGGCAAGACCTCCGAGGCGATCAAGCGGCTGGTCGGTCTGCAGCCGAAGACTGCAAGGGTGGTGCGTGACGGTCAGGAGATTGATCTTCCGATCATTGAGGTCGGGCTTGATGAGACGATTCGGGTGCGTCCCGGTGAGCGTTTGCCGGTCGACGGCACCATTATTGATGGTAGCTCCAATATCGATGAGTCGATGATTACTGGTGAACCGTTACCGGTGGCGAAGGGCGTCGGTGACGAGGTCGTCGGCGGCACCATTAATACCACGGGAAGTTTTCTCTACCAGGCAAAACGTATCGGTAAAGAGACGGTACTGGCGCGCATCATTGAGATGGTGCGCACCGCACAGGCGAGCAAACCCTCAATCGCACGACTGGTCGATAAGGTCGCAGCGCTGTTCGTACCGGCGGTGATGATTGTCGCCGTACTCACATTCCTGATCTGGTTCAACTTCGGCCCCGAGCCGATTGTCGGTTATGCAATTGTCACCACCATGACGGTGTTGATTATCGCCTGCCCCTGCGCGCTGGGTCTGGCCACGCCGATCTCGATCATGGTCGGTGTCGGCAAGGCGGCTGAGTTTGGCGCGCTGATTCGTAACGGCGATGCGCTGCAGCAGGCGGGGCGGCTGACCACGGTGATACTTGATAAGACCGGCACTCTTACTGAGGGACGGCCGAGTGTGACTGAAGTGGTGACGATCCGTAACGTCAAAGAGGAGGACCTGCTGGCTATAGCAGCCTCGGTGGAGGCGGCCTCTGAGCACCCGTTGGCCGCTGCGGTGGTTGATGCGGCCGAGGCACGCGGCATGGAGCGTAGCGAACTCGGCAGCTTTGAGGCAGTCAGCGGCCGCGGTGTGGTGGCTGAGTTGGGTGGACAGCAGGTGCTGCTTGGAAATCGTGCCTGGATGGAGCAGAACAGCGTTAATCTCAGTGATCTAGTGCAGCGTGCCGAGGTGATGGCCGATAGTGGTAAGACACCCATCTATATCGCGCTCAACGGTATCGGTGCCGGCCTGATTGCCGTCTCCGATCCGATCAAGTGTGATTCGAAGGCCGTGGTGGCGAGGCTGCGTCAGGCCGGTATGAAGGTGGTGATGATTACAGGCGATCAGCAACGCACCGCTGAGGCGGTGGCGCGTGAGGTCGATATTGAACAGGTAATCGCCGGTGTGCTGCCTGAGCAGAAACACGAACATGTCTCCATGCTACAGGCCGAAGGTGAGGTGGTCGGTATGGTGGGCGATGGCATCAACGACGCACCGGCGCTGGCGCAGGCCGATGTCGGTTTTGCCATGGGTAGCGGAACCGATGTGGCGATTCAGAGTGGTGATATCACTCTTATGCGCGGCTCGTTGCATGTGGTGGCCGATACCATTGAACTCTCCAGGGCGACGGTGAGCAATATCAAACAGAATCTCTTCGGTGCCTTTCTCTATAACTCGCTCGGCATTCCAGTCGCGGCCGGTCTGCTCTTCCCCTTCACCGGCCTGCTGCTCAACCCGATGATTGCCGGTGGTGCGATGGCGCTCTCCTCACTGACGGTGGTGAGTAATGCCAACCGTCTGCGGCTGTTTAAGGCGCGGGAGGTGCGCTCATGA
- a CDS encoding ATP-grasp domain-containing protein, with protein MRIAILHQRLEWAEIEIQRLLTQQCHQVVLLPIESTNIDRLQQFEIVINRIYASVANSDYRDNLKTLHLLEEAERSGIRTINPLTTTRADYSKAFNYRLMVEHGVPTPETLTLQSPTDTESALRFAEGDYPVVLKRDMGGRAIDVELMTNPTVLHSRLLSHFENDNRATYGGDYILQRYHENLRNFDYRIAIIEGRFAYAYSRSLISNSAAERPWIGSLSRGSQRGDYTPSKVEIELAIRASNAIGATLNEVDMIYTEQGPIVIENNPTPTYFENADEQKLAYSIERLATGLNLSSADHVQ; from the coding sequence TTGAGGATTGCCATACTACATCAGAGACTGGAGTGGGCCGAGATCGAGATCCAGAGGCTACTCACCCAGCAGTGCCACCAGGTCGTGCTGCTACCGATTGAAAGCACCAATATCGACCGACTGCAGCAGTTTGAGATCGTGATCAACCGCATCTATGCCAGCGTCGCCAATAGCGACTATCGCGACAACCTCAAAACCCTGCACCTACTGGAGGAGGCTGAACGCTCCGGTATCCGCACCATCAACCCCCTGACAACGACCCGCGCCGACTACAGCAAGGCCTTCAACTACCGCCTGATGGTGGAGCACGGCGTACCAACACCCGAGACCCTGACACTCCAGTCGCCGACCGATACCGAGTCCGCCCTTCGGTTCGCCGAAGGAGACTACCCCGTGGTGCTCAAACGCGATATGGGTGGACGGGCTATCGATGTCGAACTGATGACCAATCCAACCGTGCTGCACAGTCGACTATTGAGTCACTTCGAAAATGACAACCGCGCAACGTACGGCGGCGACTATATTCTCCAGCGTTACCATGAGAATCTGCGCAATTTCGACTACCGCATCGCCATTATCGAAGGCCGGTTTGCCTACGCCTACAGCCGCAGCCTGATCTCGAACAGCGCCGCCGAACGCCCCTGGATCGGCAGCCTCAGCCGTGGCTCACAGCGCGGTGACTACACCCCTTCCAAAGTCGAGATAGAGCTCGCCATCAGGGCCAGCAACGCCATCGGCGCGACACTCAATGAGGTAGACATGATCTATACCGAACAGGGACCAATCGTGATCGAGAACAATCCAACCCCGACCTACTTCGAAAACGCCGATGAGCAGAAGCTCGCCTACAGTATCGAACGGCTTGCAACCGGATTGAACCTGTCCTCGGCCGATCACGTTCAATAA
- the ubiT gene encoding ubiquinone anaerobic biosynthesis accessory factor UbiT, with protein sequence MKRTLLPPALLLRTLPNVVHTELISRISNHLLKGQWMAEQLIDLEGKRLCIEISDTNTELLFAVRDNKLQRCSGADRSWDVRIKGDLEGFWLLATRQEDPDTLFFNRQLALEGETEAGLYLKNMLDALEFDWEAHLEAVMGARAGGRIASLLHRTGIDRRLPGYSA encoded by the coding sequence ATGAAACGAACCCTGCTCCCCCCCGCCCTATTGCTGCGCACCCTGCCCAACGTGGTGCACACCGAACTGATCAGCCGTATCTCCAACCACCTGCTCAAGGGACAGTGGATGGCCGAGCAGTTGATTGATCTTGAGGGGAAGCGCCTCTGCATCGAGATTAGCGATACCAACACCGAACTGTTGTTTGCCGTACGTGATAACAAGTTGCAGCGCTGCAGCGGTGCCGACCGTAGCTGGGATGTTCGGATTAAGGGTGATCTTGAGGGATTCTGGCTGCTGGCGACCCGTCAGGAGGATCCCGACACGCTCTTCTTCAATCGCCAGCTCGCACTAGAGGGAGAGACCGAGGCGGGGCTCTACCTGAAGAACATGCTCGACGCGCTGGAGTTCGATTGGGAGGCGCACCTGGAGGCGGTAATGGGGGCAAGAGCGGGCGGCCGCATCGCCAGCCTATTACACCGCACCGGAATCGATCGTCGCCTACCCGGTTACTCCGCCTGA
- a CDS encoding HAMP domain-containing sensor histidine kinase, translating to MSRWHRHSLSGRLVILFVVMAFLLVLLVGGSIGSVFKAHFKQSVRPHLINYLNYVQNDIGIPPDIAKAESIAARLPIEIQISGPGRDWSSIQPPIDLDRVEFHHNFRQQGVNYAFGELGDREYLVATNSDYTIAFSVPHAREKAGWRLVIPVVLLLVILVLLYLATHRLIAPVKILKRGIERIGSGDLSHRIELKCKDELGVLADSINTMADDIEQMLEAKRQLLLAISHELRSPLTRAKVAVALLGDEGQRGEIECDLNEMEKFIEELLETERLTTTHRVLNLGRFSANEMVAELIESHFAEAGIEIALGAHLPELEFDRARIKLLLKNLLENGVRHTPADRPTPRLSVECKDEQIEMVVEDFGNGIEAQHIPYLTDPFYRADPSRRRETGGYGLGLYLCAVIAEAHRGSLNIESSPGEGTRVTVMLPLRAVQSEHQAE from the coding sequence ATGAGTCGCTGGCATCGTCACTCGCTCTCCGGCCGTCTGGTCATCCTCTTTGTGGTGATGGCGTTCCTGTTAGTTCTTCTGGTCGGTGGCAGTATTGGCTCGGTCTTCAAGGCGCACTTCAAGCAGAGTGTTCGCCCCCATCTGATTAACTACCTCAACTATGTGCAGAACGATATCGGCATCCCGCCTGATATTGCCAAGGCTGAGTCGATTGCGGCGCGTCTGCCGATTGAGATTCAGATCAGCGGCCCTGGTCGTGACTGGTCTTCGATTCAGCCACCGATTGATCTCGACCGGGTTGAGTTCCACCACAACTTTCGACAGCAGGGGGTGAACTACGCCTTTGGTGAGCTGGGTGATCGTGAATATCTGGTGGCAACAAATAGTGACTACACTATCGCATTCTCGGTGCCGCATGCTCGCGAGAAGGCGGGCTGGCGTCTTGTGATTCCTGTGGTACTGCTACTGGTTATTTTGGTGCTGCTCTACCTGGCCACGCATCGACTCATCGCACCGGTGAAGATTCTAAAGCGTGGCATTGAACGGATCGGTTCGGGAGATCTCTCGCACCGTATTGAGCTGAAGTGCAAGGATGAGCTGGGGGTGCTGGCCGATTCGATCAACACCATGGCCGACGATATCGAACAGATGCTGGAGGCGAAGCGACAACTGTTACTGGCGATTAGTCATGAGCTACGCTCACCACTGACCCGTGCCAAGGTGGCGGTCGCGTTGCTCGGCGATGAGGGACAGCGCGGTGAGATCGAGTGCGATCTGAACGAGATGGAAAAATTTATTGAGGAGCTACTGGAGACCGAGCGACTCACCACTACCCACCGGGTGCTGAACCTGGGACGCTTCTCGGCTAACGAGATGGTTGCTGAGCTGATCGAGAGTCACTTTGCCGAGGCGGGTATCGAGATTGCGCTCGGTGCTCACCTACCAGAGCTGGAATTCGATCGTGCCCGTATCAAGCTGCTGCTGAAGAACCTGCTGGAGAACGGTGTGCGTCATACTCCTGCAGATCGGCCGACACCGAGGCTCAGTGTCGAGTGCAAGGATGAGCAGATCGAGATGGTGGTGGAGGATTTTGGTAACGGTATCGAGGCGCAACATATCCCCTACCTGACCGACCCCTTCTATCGGGCCGACCCATCACGTCGTCGTGAGACGGGTGGGTATGGTTTGGGGCTCTATCTCTGTGCGGTAATTGCGGAGGCACATCGAGGGAGTCTCAATATCGAAAGTAGTCCCGGCGAGGGAACGCGCGTAACGGTGATGCTACCGCTACGGGCAGTGCAGTCGGAACATCAGGCGGAGTAA